Proteins encoded together in one Lysinibacillus sp. FSL K6-0232 window:
- a CDS encoding methionine ABC transporter ATP-binding protein, with amino-acid sequence MIQLHNITKKYKTANGELTAVKNVDLSIDKGEIFGIIGYSGAGKSTMIRLLNGLEKPTSGTVIVNDQEFSSIKGQKLRAARQKVSMIFQHFNLLWSRTVAENIAFPLEIAGVPKAQREARVKELIALVGLEGRDKAYPSQLSGGQKQRVGIARALANNPEVLLCDEATSALDPETTDAILDLLVDINERLGLTIVLITHEMHVIRKICHRVAVMEAGEIVERGEVLQVFQSPQAAITKKFVAQITDTKETQETVAQIKANYPTGQLVKLIFVGEKTEQPVISHLVKQFDVEVSIVHGNISQTKNGAYGTLIVQIDGSEANVAAALDYLNTVEVQTEVIVNAN; translated from the coding sequence ATGATCCAGCTTCATAATATTACAAAAAAATATAAAACAGCAAATGGCGAATTAACGGCAGTCAAAAACGTAGACCTCTCTATCGATAAAGGTGAAATTTTTGGCATTATCGGCTATAGTGGTGCTGGTAAAAGTACGATGATTCGTTTATTAAATGGACTAGAGAAACCGACATCAGGAACGGTTATAGTGAACGATCAAGAGTTCTCATCCATTAAAGGGCAAAAGCTTCGAGCTGCTCGACAAAAGGTAAGTATGATTTTCCAGCATTTTAATTTGCTATGGTCTAGAACCGTTGCAGAAAATATTGCTTTTCCATTAGAGATTGCAGGTGTTCCAAAGGCGCAACGTGAGGCACGTGTCAAAGAATTAATTGCACTTGTAGGATTGGAAGGGCGTGATAAAGCTTACCCATCACAGCTTTCTGGTGGACAGAAGCAACGTGTTGGCATAGCGCGTGCACTAGCCAATAATCCAGAGGTGCTATTATGTGATGAGGCAACATCTGCGCTTGATCCTGAAACGACAGATGCAATTCTAGATTTGCTTGTGGATATCAATGAACGCCTAGGTTTAACCATTGTGCTCATCACCCATGAGATGCATGTAATTCGTAAAATTTGTCATCGTGTGGCTGTAATGGAAGCGGGCGAAATTGTAGAGCGTGGCGAGGTATTACAAGTTTTCCAATCACCGCAAGCAGCTATTACGAAAAAATTTGTAGCGCAAATTACAGATACAAAGGAAACACAGGAAACAGTAGCACAAATCAAAGCCAATTATCCAACTGGACAACTTGTTAAACTGATTTTTGTAGGTGAAAAAACAGAGCAGCCTGTTATTTCGCATCTAGTTAAACAATTTGATGTGGAAGTTAGTATTGTTCATGGTAATATTTCGCAAACAAAAAATGGAGCATACGGTACATTAATTGTACAAATCGATGGCTCGGAGGCAAATGTAGCAGCAGCACTTGATTACTTAAATACAGTCGAAGTACAAACGGAGGTGATTGTAAATGCTAACTAA
- a CDS encoding thioredoxin family protein, with amino-acid sequence MKEWSTEQWEAAIQSGEQAAFYLYTPMCGTCAVASKMMTIVEQLLPQLQLGKANINFLEHIASEHQIESVPCLLVCDDGKVTNKIYAFQSVPFLYELLKKAID; translated from the coding sequence ATGAAAGAATGGTCAACAGAGCAGTGGGAAGCGGCTATACAGTCGGGAGAGCAAGCTGCATTTTATTTATATACACCAATGTGTGGAACATGTGCAGTGGCATCGAAAATGATGACAATTGTTGAACAATTACTACCACAGCTGCAGTTAGGTAAAGCGAATATTAATTTTTTAGAGCATATTGCAAGTGAGCATCAAATTGAAAGTGTTCCTTGTTTGCTTGTCTGTGATGACGGAAAAGTGACAAATAAGATCTATGCATTTCAATCCGTACCATTTTTATATGAATTATTAAAAAAAGCAATTGACTGA
- the gcvH gene encoding glycine cleavage system protein GcvH: MSTPKDLRYSEEHEWVKVEDGKVRIGITHFAQSELGDIVFVELPQVGDEIKTDDPFGSVESVKTVSELYAPISGTVVEVNADLEDSPEFVNESPYEKAWMIVVEPADASEVDKLMTAEQYEEMIAE, from the coding sequence ATGAGCACACCTAAAGATTTACGATATTCTGAAGAGCATGAATGGGTAAAAGTAGAAGACGGTAAAGTACGTATTGGTATTACACACTTTGCACAATCTGAGCTAGGAGATATCGTATTTGTTGAGCTTCCACAAGTTGGCGATGAAATCAAAACAGATGACCCATTCGGTAGCGTAGAATCAGTAAAAACAGTTTCTGAATTATATGCGCCAATCTCAGGCACTGTTGTTGAAGTGAATGCAGATTTAGAAGATAGCCCAGAATTCGTAAATGAATCACCATATGAAAAAGCATGGATGATCGTTGTAGAGCCTGCTGATGCATCAGAAGTTGACAAACTTATGACAGCAGAGCAATACGAAGAAATGATTGCAGAATAA
- a CDS encoding arsenate reductase family protein — protein MTIQFIHYPKCTTCKKAQKWLNDHDISYQEVHIVEQTPTKDEIKAFWQASGLPLKKFFNTSGMKYRELGLKDKLAEMTEEEQLELLASDGMLIKRPIVTDGKNVTLGFKESDFEQAWK, from the coding sequence ATGACGATTCAATTTATTCATTATCCAAAATGTACAACATGTAAAAAGGCACAAAAGTGGTTAAATGATCATGATATTTCCTATCAAGAGGTGCATATTGTAGAGCAAACGCCAACAAAAGATGAGATCAAGGCATTTTGGCAGGCGAGTGGACTGCCTTTAAAGAAGTTTTTCAATACATCTGGCATGAAATATCGCGAGCTAGGATTAAAGGATAAGCTTGCTGAGATGACAGAGGAGGAGCAGCTTGAATTGCTTGCTTCTGATGGCATGTTAATCAAACGTCCAATTGTAACAGATGGAAAAAACGTTACTTTAGGGTTTAAAGAATCAGATTTTGAACAAGCTTGGAAATAA